The window GTCAGGCTGGCCGCCGGCGACCTCATCCCGGCCGACCTGCGGCTCGTCACCTCCAAGGACCTGATGGTCTCCCAGGCCGCCCTGTCCGGCGAGTCGTTGCCGGTGGCCAAGGCCGACACCCGCGCGGACGACCCCGGTCAGACGCTGACGCGCGACCCCGTCGAGGCCGACAACCTGGTCCTGATGGGCACCTCGGTCACCTCCGGCACCGCCACCGGGGTCGTCGTCGCCACCGGCGCCGACACCTGGTTCGGTTCGATGGCCGGCTCCCTCGTCGGCGAACGCCCGCAGACCAACTTCGACACCGGGGTGCGCAAGGTCAGCTTCCTGCTGATCCGCTTCATGCTGGTCATGGTCCCCGTGGTCTTCATGATCAACGGCTTCACCAAGGGCGACTGGGACGAGGCGTTCCTCTTCGGCATCGCCGTCGCGGTGGGCCTGACCCCCGAGATGCTGCCGATGGTCGTCTCCGCCAACCTGGCGCGCGGCGCGGTCGCCATGTCCCGGCGCAAGGTGGTCGTCAAGCGGCTCAACGCGATCCAGAACCTGGGCGCGATGGACGTGCTGTGCACGGACAAGACCGGCACCCTCACCGAGGACCGGATCGTCCTGGACCGCTACCTCGACGTGCACGGCGACGAGGACGACGAGGTCCTGGAGTACGGCTACCTCAACGCGCACTTCCAGACGGGTCTGAGGAACCTCATGGACCGGGCGGTCATCGACCGCGTCGACGAGGCCGAGGAGGTTGTCGTCGACGCACGGTTCTCGATGGTCGACGAGATCCCCTTCGACTTCGCCAGGCGCCGGATGTCCGTCGTGCTGAACCGCAACGGCATCGTGGGCGGCGCCCGCGCCGAGCACGTCATGGTCACCAAGGGCGCGGTCGAGGAAGTCCTGTCCCTGTGCACCCACATGACGGACCGCGGCGAGCGGGTCGAGCTGACCGAGGCGCTGCGCGGCCGCGTCACCCGGATCGCCGAGGACAACAACCGTCGGGGCCTGCGCGTCCTGGCCGTCGCCACCCGTACGTTCGCGGGCCCGCGCGACACCTACACGGTCGCCGACGAGGACGGGCTGACCCTGGTCGGCTTCCTCGCCTTCCTCGACCCCCCGAAGGCCGACGCGGCCCGGGCCCTGCGGGCCCTCGCCGACAAGGGCATCGAGGTCAAGGTGGTCACCGGGGACAACAACCTGGTCGCGGCGCGGGTCTGCGCGGACGTCGGCCTCGATGTCGGGCGCGTGGTGCTCGGTACCGAGATCGACACCCTGGACGACGCCGGCCTGCGCGCGACAGCCGCCCGTACGACGGTCTTCGCGAAGGTCAACCCGGTCCAGAAGGCCCGGATCGTACGGGCCCTGCAGGCGGACGGTCACACCGTCGGCTTCCTCGGGGACGGCATCAACGACGCCGCCGCGCTGCGCGACGCCGACGTCGGCATCTCGGTGGACACCGCCGTCGACATCGCGAAGGAGTCGGCGGACATCATCCTGCTGGAGAAGGACCTGACCGTCCTGGAGCAGGGTGTGATCCAGGGCCGGACCACCTTCGGCAACACGATCAAGTACATCAAGATGACCGCGTCCTCGAACTTCGGCAACGTCTTCTCGGTGCTGGTCGCGAGCGCGTTCATCCCGTTCCAGCCGATGCTCGCGATCATGCTGCTGGTACAGAACCTGGTCTACGACATCTCGCAGCTGGCGACCCCGTGGGACCGGATGGACGAGGAGTACCTGCGCAAGCCCCGCAACTGGGACGCCAAGGGCATCGGCCGCTTCATGGTGACCATCGGCCCCGTCAGCTCGATCTTCGACATCTCGATGTTCCTGATCATGTGGCACGTCTTCGGCGCGAACAGCGAGGCCGGGCAGGCGCTCTTCCAGTCCGGCTGGTTCATCGAGGGGCTGCTGTCGCAGACCCTGATCGTCCACATGATCCGTACCCGGAAGATCCCCTTCATCCAGTCCCGCGCCTCGTGGCCGGTGATGGTGATGACCGTCCTCGCGGTGCTGACCGGGCTCTGGCTGCCCTTCTCCCCGCTGGCCGGCTCGCTGGGCTTCGTGGCCCTGCCGGCCGGGTACTTCCCCTGGCTGATCGGCGTACTCCTCGCGTACTGCACGCTCACCCAGGTCGTGAAGACCTGGTACATCCGCCGCTTCGGCACCTGGCTCTGATCGACCCGATCACGGGGTTCGACACGCCCCCGGGGTTCGACACGACCGCGGGAATCCGCACCACCGAGGGAGGGGAGGGCGCATGGCGCTCGACGAATGGGAGATGGCCGGGCACCTGGCCGCCGCGCTCGGATTCGGGGCGGCGATCGGCCTGGAACGTCAGTGGCGGGCCCGGATGGCGGGCCTGCGGACCAACGCCCTCGTGGCGGGCGGGGCGGCGCTGTTCGTGCTGCTCTCGCAGTACGGGTTCATGGGCACCGTCTCCGAGGTGCAGTACGACGGCTCGCGGGTCGCGGCCCAGATCGTGTCGGGGATCGGCTTCCTCGGCGCCGGCGTGATCATGCGCGACGGGCTGAGCGTTCGGGGCTTGAACACGGCCGCCACCCTGTGGTGTTCGGCGGCGGTGGGCTGCCTGGCCGGGACCGGGATGTTCGTCCTGGCCGCCTTCGGCACGGTGGGCGTGGTGGGGGCCAACCTCCTGCTGCGCCCGCTGGGCCGGCGCCTGGACCGGGAGCCGCG of the Streptomyces sp. NBC_01426 genome contains:
- a CDS encoding MgtC/SapB family protein, producing MALDEWEMAGHLAAALGFGAAIGLERQWRARMAGLRTNALVAGGAALFVLLSQYGFMGTVSEVQYDGSRVAAQIVSGIGFLGAGVIMRDGLSVRGLNTAATLWCSAAVGCLAGTGMFVLAAFGTVGVVGANLLLRPLGRRLDREPRGGAEVATDFHFEAVCLEEEEAHIRRRVVDALARPGYQLRSIRSQDGPVPGRVTVSALLTAEGEGGRALEDAVSTLSLDPSVSAAGWSVVPDPAT
- the mgtA gene encoding magnesium-translocating P-type ATPase: MTMLTPRTPTKLAPPGRARRERKSAELEARTRLVGERLADLSARPGDQVLRDLSAGRHGLTHDEVSLRLERHGPNVVARERAPRWYAQLAKAYANPFIAVLLFLAGIMYWQDPADPGVVILSVMIGISGLLRFWQEFRSGRAADALKKLVTTTCAVQRRAGGGSAPTTFEVPMDQVVPGDLVRLAAGDLIPADLRLVTSKDLMVSQAALSGESLPVAKADTRADDPGQTLTRDPVEADNLVLMGTSVTSGTATGVVVATGADTWFGSMAGSLVGERPQTNFDTGVRKVSFLLIRFMLVMVPVVFMINGFTKGDWDEAFLFGIAVAVGLTPEMLPMVVSANLARGAVAMSRRKVVVKRLNAIQNLGAMDVLCTDKTGTLTEDRIVLDRYLDVHGDEDDEVLEYGYLNAHFQTGLRNLMDRAVIDRVDEAEEVVVDARFSMVDEIPFDFARRRMSVVLNRNGIVGGARAEHVMVTKGAVEEVLSLCTHMTDRGERVELTEALRGRVTRIAEDNNRRGLRVLAVATRTFAGPRDTYTVADEDGLTLVGFLAFLDPPKADAARALRALADKGIEVKVVTGDNNLVAARVCADVGLDVGRVVLGTEIDTLDDAGLRATAARTTVFAKVNPVQKARIVRALQADGHTVGFLGDGINDAAALRDADVGISVDTAVDIAKESADIILLEKDLTVLEQGVIQGRTTFGNTIKYIKMTASSNFGNVFSVLVASAFIPFQPMLAIMLLVQNLVYDISQLATPWDRMDEEYLRKPRNWDAKGIGRFMVTIGPVSSIFDISMFLIMWHVFGANSEAGQALFQSGWFIEGLLSQTLIVHMIRTRKIPFIQSRASWPVMVMTVLAVLTGLWLPFSPLAGSLGFVALPAGYFPWLIGVLLAYCTLTQVVKTWYIRRFGTWL